The Paenibacillus sp. FSL H7-0357 nucleotide sequence CAGGCGGCGGTATCCCCTCGCGTGGCGGCGGCGACAGCAGTAAGGCTCCTGCCGAAACAAACGAGAACCTGAATCCAGGTAAGCTGACGGAGCAGAAGCTTGAGATTATCCGCGGTCTGGATCATGTAGTCGCAGCCGCGCCGTTTCAAGATGTCGGCTACCTGCAGATTGTCACGGTCGACAACAAAATAGGCGATGCCAGAGTCATTGCAACAGACTTAGAGATGCTGAATAAGTACGGCCATACCTACAAACAGGGAGGGGGCTCAAATCTCCCGGGTATGACTGTGCTGAATTATGGGGCAACACTCGGCCTGATTGACAATGAAACCCGTACGAAGCTTTATGAGCGTCTTTCTGCAGATCCTTTTAACCAGGAATTAAATGCTCAATACACCAGTATGACCCTGCTCCCTTCAGAAATGTATAGGCAGCAGCTACAGATACAGGCGCAGGACTATAGCAGCGCGTCAAGAGCCATCAAGCTCAGCTCACCGCTGCAAGTAGGGGGCATCCTGGCTAATCCGACGGGGACTAGCGATGAACGTGCTTCCTATGACAAGATTATGTATATCTCTCAGGATACTGCGGTTCAACTCGGGAAAGAGCTTGCTTTTGACAATATGTCGGTCATTAATGTGCCTGAGGAAGGCAGCTACAACTCAGTGACGGTTAAGGTGGACGACGTTGACAACATTAAGCAGGTAGAACAAATGATTCAGAAGCTGTCTTTAACGACCAGCAACAATCTGTATCAGATGGATATGCTTAAAGAGCAATTTGATACAATCAAAATGGCAGCGCTTGGAATAGGTGTTTTTATTCTAGTCATTGCTTCCATTTCCATTATTGTTGCCATGACCATGTCCACCCATCAACGTAGACGGCAGATTGGGATTATGAAGGTGCTGGGCGCGAATATGGGGCAAATCCGCAATATGTTCATTACGGAAGCGGCACTACTGGGGCTTTTGGGCGGATTATTGGGCGTTCTCTTTTCCTACCTGATTGTAAATGGTCTCAACAAGCTTGTGGGTACAGCTGGTGATGGTATACATTTCTTTATTCCGGAAACGAACCTTCCCATCGGGCTTGTATTTGCGATTATGACAGGTGTGCTGTCGGGGATCTATCCGGCGATCAGCGCTTCAAGAACAGATGCGCTTACTGCTATTAAGCGGGACTAGCTATTTTTAAATTGAAAGGACGCCGAACAATGAAGAGGATAATTAAAAAGAGCCTGAAGTGGCTCATTATTGCGGCCATCGTGGGTATCGGGGGATATCTGCTGTTCACCAAAGTGATCAAAAAAGAAGAACCCCAGATCGTGATGGAGTCTACGCAAGCAATCAGCTTTCCGGTTACTCAGGAGACCATAACGAGTTCTGTTCAGGTGAAGGGGAAATCACAGTATCAAGAGGAGACTCTGGTCTATGCTCCTTACGCTTCAAAGGTTACAGCATGGAAGGTGGAGAACGCCGGCCAGG carries:
- a CDS encoding ABC transporter permease, which produces MKIRDITRMAWDQVKRRKVVTGLCMTGLSIGCAAIIVALSVGQSAQNYMTDEVNRSFKMDEIMVSPGGGIPSRGGGDSSKAPAETNENLNPGKLTEQKLEIIRGLDHVVAAAPFQDVGYLQIVTVDNKIGDARVIATDLEMLNKYGHTYKQGGGSNLPGMTVLNYGATLGLIDNETRTKLYERLSADPFNQELNAQYTSMTLLPSEMYRQQLQIQAQDYSSASRAIKLSSPLQVGGILANPTGTSDERASYDKIMYISQDTAVQLGKELAFDNMSVINVPEEGSYNSVTVKVDDVDNIKQVEQMIQKLSLTTSNNLYQMDMLKEQFDTIKMAALGIGVFILVIASISIIVAMTMSTHQRRRQIGIMKVLGANMGQIRNMFITEAALLGLLGGLLGVLFSYLIVNGLNKLVGTAGDGIHFFIPETNLPIGLVFAIMTGVLSGIYPAISASRTDALTAIKRD